Sequence from the Gemmatimonadota bacterium genome:
CCCGGTTCTCGTCCACGTCGACCTTGACGACTTTCAGGCGTCCGTCGTAATCGCCCGCGAGCTCCACCAGCGTGGGGGCGACGGCCTTGCAGGGCCCGCACCACTCCGCCCAGAAATCGACCAGTACGGGCGTGCTGCTGTTAATGACCTCGGATTCGAATTGATCGTCCGTAATCGCTGTAGGCTGTCCCACTTTCGCTGCTCCTTTCACGGTGATGTATGTAAATCGCTCCCAGCCAAATTCGGTGTTTCACGAGCGTTTTGTCAAGCATTTTCGCAGCGCGAATCACCGGAAAGGATCAGGCGTATTCGTCCAGGCCGTAGTCCCTGATCTTGCGGTAGATGGACCGCTCGCTGATGCCGAGTTCCTGCGCGGCCCGGCCCCGGTGCCCTTTGTTTCGCTCGAGCGCGCGGCGTATGGCCTCCCGCTCCCAGTCTTCCATGGAACGCAACCGGTCCAGTCCGGCCTCGGTCGGCACCGCCTCGGTCGGCCGTTCGAAACCCGGGCCCGCGTCGTCCTGGTGCCGTTCGAAACCCGGGCCCGCGTCGTTCTGGTGCCGTTCGAAACCCGGACCCGCTTCGTCTTGGGACGGTTCGACGTACTGTGCCGTTTCCGAGGGAGGCTTTTCGAGGACCCGATCCGCTTCCGCGGGGGGCGGCAACTGAAAACGTTCAGGAAGCTGTTCCGAACCCCGGCCGAGGGCCGTGGAGATCTTGGCCGGGAGTTCGTGGATGGCGGTCAGGATCTGCCACAGGATCTTGTAGAACATCTCGCGGTCCATGTCCTGCGGGTCGCGGTTCTGCGGGACCGGCAGGGCCCGGTTCGCCATGGGCGGCGTGTAGATACTGTCCGGAAGGTCTTCCGCGTCGATCCTGGCCTTGCCGGAAGTCACCACCAGTGATTCGACGAGGTGTCGCAGTTCCCGTATGTTGCCCGGCCAATCGTAGTCGGAGAGGGCCGCCAGGGCTTCCTCTGTGAAGACGGGAGGGGGTGCGCCGGGCTTCCCGGGGGCGTGCCGCATGAAGTGGCCGATCAACCTGGGGATGTCGTCGCGGCGCTCCCGCAGGGCGGGCAGATGGATGTGCACGGCGTTGAGCCGGTAGTACAGGTCCTGGCGGAACGTACCGTCGTGGATGTCCCCGGAGAGGTCCCGGTTGGTCGATGCGATGAGGCGGACGTCGGTCTTCACCGGCGACGAGCCGCCGACACGGATGAACTCCTGCTGCTCCAGGACGCGCAGCAGCTTTACCTGCGTCGAACGGGGCATGTCGCCGATTTCATCGAGGAGCAGCGTGCCGCCGTTCGCCTGCTCGAAGTATCCCTTCCGTTGGCCCTTGGCGTCCGTGAATGCGCCTTTTTCGTGACCGAACAGCTCGCTTTCGAGCACCCCTTCGGCGATGGCGCCGCAGTTGATGGGTATGAAAGGGCCGTCGCGCCGGTCGCTGTAGTGGTGGATCGCCCGGGCGAATCCCTCCTTGCCGGTGCCGCTTTCTCCCGTAAGCAAGACCTGGATCCCCGTGGGCGCCACCTGGAGCACCGAGTCCATGGCGGCGATGAAGCGCTCATTCTTGCCCAGGAGCTGGAACCGCTGGTGGAACTCCCGCCGGAGGTCCAGCATGCGCATTTTCGTGAGCAGTTCTTCGGCGTCGACGGGCTTCTCGATGTAGTCGCTGACGTCTAGTTGGCGGAATTGCCGGGGAGGCTCATGCTGCCGGGTGGTGAGCATGATTTCGGTATCGGGGTGCTTCGCCGAAAGGGTGCGTATCAGCTGCTCCGGATCGGCGTCGCTCAGGGCGAGATCGACGAGGACGACATCCGGCGGTTCCGACCTCGCCGCACGCAACGCCTCGGCCGCGGCGCCGGTCTCTTGCACGTCGTAACCCCCATTCCGCAGGATGCTCGCCGCGTGACGCCGGCTGTCCGTTTCACCGTCGACGACCAGTATCGTCCGACCTTCCAAACCGGAACTCCTTGGCTGACGCTACTCCAGGTGATAGGCCTTTATCTTCCGAAAGAGGGTGCGCTGCCCGATCCGCAGGACCCGGGCGGTCCGCGCCTTGTTCCGCCCGCAGGCGGCCAGGGTCGCGGCGATCAGTCTCCGTTCGCCTTCCTTCATCGTCATGCCCACCCGGATGTCCACACCGTCTCCGTCCTCGCCGTTCGCGGCGGATTGGCCGGACCGCTCGGGCAGGAATTCCGCCGGGATGTCCTCCATGTCCAGCCCGTCCCCGTCGGCGAGCAATATCATGGTTTCCAGGCACCGTCGCAGCGACGCGCCGTCCGCCGACCAATCGACGGCGGCCAGTACGGCCAGGGCCCGGTCGGTGATGGGCCGGACGGGCACGTGGCGCTGTTCGGCGATTTTACCGGCCAGGTAGAGGATAAAGTCCGGCGACAGGTCGTCCGCCCGGTCAGGTACTTCGTTCAGCGGAACCGCCGTCGATTCCGGCCGGGTATGCCGTATGAATTCCGGGACGTCCGCCACGGTCAGGGTCTTTCCCGTACCCATGACGATCATGCCCTCGATGCAGTTCTCCAGCTGGCGCACGTTCCCGGGCCAGTGGTAGGTGGAAAGCATTTCCAGGGCCGGCGGGTCGATACGCTCGATCGGCTTATTCTCCCGTTCGCCGAACCGGCGGATGCAGTGGTCGATCAGCAGCGGTAGATCCTCTTTCCGTTCCCGCAGTGGCGGCAGGGAGAGGGTCACCACGCGCAGCCGGTAATAGAGGTCTTCCCGAAAGCGTCCGCTTTCGATCTCGGCTTCGAGGTCGCGGTTCGTCGCCGCGATGACCCGGGTGTCCGTCTTCAGCCAGTTTCCGCTGCCCACCCGCTGGAACTTGCGTTCCTGGAGGACGCGCAGCAGTTTCACCTGGGTGGAAGGCGCGAGTTCGCCCACCTCGTCGAGGAAGAGCGTGCCCCCGTCGGCCAGTTCGAACCGGCCCCTGTAGGTCTTGACCGCGTTCGTGAAAGCGCCTTTCTCGTGGCCGAACAGTTCGCTCTCGATCACCCCTTCCGACAGGGCGTTGCAGAAGACGGGCACGAAGGACCTGTTCCTCCGGGAACTCGCGCGGTGGAGGGCGTGGGCCACCAGTTCCTTGCCCGTGCCGCTCTCGCCGAAGATGAGTACCGTGGACTGGGTATCGGCGATCTGGAGGATCTGCTCCCGGATACGCTGCATGGATGCGGACCGTCCCACGATGTTCTCGAATCCGTACCGGGTGTCGAGCTGGTGCAGCAACTCCTGGTTTTCCTGCACGATGCGCTGGCGGTCAAGGATCTTCTCGATTTCCGCCGCGAGCTTCTCCACGTACACGGGTTTTTCGAGTACGTCGTACGCCCCCTCCTTCATGGCGGCTACGGCCAGGTCCATGGAGCCGGGATCCGTCATCAGGATGACGCCCACCTCGGGATTCCTGCCCAGGGCGACGCCCATCAGGCGCAGGCCGTCTATGCCGGGGGCATTCAGGTCCGAGATGATGACGCTCGGGGATTCCGTCGCCAGGACGTTGAGCGCCTTGTCGCTGTTCTCCACGGCGATCACGCGGTGATCCCGCTGGGTGAGGCCGTAGTGTTTCTCGTCCCGGCCGCGGGAGGAACCTTCAACCAGCAGGATGACCGATTCTGTCGGACTGTTCATGGTATGTGGTTCGGGAGGCAAGGGTCAGGTTGACGGGGCTTCAAGCCGGGCGGCCGCTTCCGATTCGGCGCCCACTCGAAATTACGCCAGGGCCCGGTCGCTGTCAAACGTTAAACCGGGTGTCCGGCGGCCCGGAGTGAGCCGCCGCCGCGCGCTGCAGCATCCGCCGGCGTGCCCGGAGTGACCCGCCGCCGCGCACTGCTCGGTGGCATCAGGGAAACGGCTGGGCCGATACCTGGTAGGCGGGCATGACCCACATTTCGGGTATAACCACGCGGGCGGGCTGGCATAACACGAAAACGACGGTGTCCGCGATGTCTTCGGGGGTGAGCATCAGGGACAGGCGCTTCTCCGACACGGGCTGGGGCCGGTTCTTGAGGATGGGCGTTTTCACCTCGCCGGGCAGGATGGCGCTGGCGCGGAGCCCGAATTCGGCGGCTTCCAGGTTGATTGAATGGGTCAGCGACACCATGCCGTGCTTTGACGCGCAGTAGGCGGCCCCGCCGAGGAGGGACACCTGGCGTCCGGCCATGGACGCGACATTGATGACGGTGCCTTCACCCCGCGCCTTCATGGATTCGTAGACCGCGCGGAAACAGTTGAACGCGCCCGTTAGATTGATGTCGACCACGCGGTCCCAGTCCTCCACCGACATTTCGGTCGCCGTGCGCAGGGGCGTATTGACGCCCGCGTTGTTCACCAGGACCGACACCGGGCTTAGCTGATCGACCGCCCGGGCAATCGCCGCGTCGATCTGATCCCGGTTGGTCACGTCCATGGGGGCGATGACCGCCCGCCGCCCCGCGGCTTCCACCTCTCCGGCGACGGTCGTTAGGGGCTCGCTCCGCCGGCTGGATAGGATCACGTCCGCGCCTTCCCGGGCCAGGGCCAGCGCGATGCCGCGTCCGATGCCGGAACCCGCGCCGGTGATCCAGGCCACCTGTCCCTCGAGTCTGTTCATAGCGATCTCCGATTCCTGGTTTGTTGCCGTCCGGCACGCTGGAGCGGTCAGGCCCGGGTCAACTCGTCGTGAACCGACCGGGTGTCGATATCCAGGCTGCGCAGCAGGTCTTTCCTGATCTTGCATACCATGGTATAAGCGGGATCGAACACGTTGCCCATGTCGTA
This genomic interval carries:
- the trxA gene encoding thioredoxin, producing the protein MGQPTAITDDQFESEVINSSTPVLVDFWAEWCGPCKAVAPTLVELAGDYDGRLKVVKVDVDENREAATRFGIRSIPSLLIFKDGAEVDRIIGALPKQQLAEKIDGHL
- a CDS encoding sigma-54-dependent Fis family transcriptional regulator, whose product is MEGRTILVVDGETDSRRHAASILRNGGYDVQETGAAAEALRAARSEPPDVVLVDLALSDADPEQLIRTLSAKHPDTEIMLTTRQHEPPRQFRQLDVSDYIEKPVDAEELLTKMRMLDLRREFHQRFQLLGKNERFIAAMDSVLQVAPTGIQVLLTGESGTGKEGFARAIHHYSDRRDGPFIPINCGAIAEGVLESELFGHEKGAFTDAKGQRKGYFEQANGGTLLLDEIGDMPRSTQVKLLRVLEQQEFIRVGGSSPVKTDVRLIASTNRDLSGDIHDGTFRQDLYYRLNAVHIHLPALRERRDDIPRLIGHFMRHAPGKPGAPPPVFTEEALAALSDYDWPGNIRELRHLVESLVVTSGKARIDAEDLPDSIYTPPMANRALPVPQNRDPQDMDREMFYKILWQILTAIHELPAKISTALGRGSEQLPERFQLPPPAEADRVLEKPPSETAQYVEPSQDEAGPGFERHQNDAGPGFERHQDDAGPGFERPTEAVPTEAGLDRLRSMEDWEREAIRRALERNKGHRGRAAQELGISERSIYRKIRDYGLDEYA
- a CDS encoding sigma-54-dependent Fis family transcriptional regulator — encoded protein: MNSPTESVILLVEGSSRGRDEKHYGLTQRDHRVIAVENSDKALNVLATESPSVIISDLNAPGIDGLRLMGVALGRNPEVGVILMTDPGSMDLAVAAMKEGAYDVLEKPVYVEKLAAEIEKILDRQRIVQENQELLHQLDTRYGFENIVGRSASMQRIREQILQIADTQSTVLIFGESGTGKELVAHALHRASSRRNRSFVPVFCNALSEGVIESELFGHEKGAFTNAVKTYRGRFELADGGTLFLDEVGELAPSTQVKLLRVLQERKFQRVGSGNWLKTDTRVIAATNRDLEAEIESGRFREDLYYRLRVVTLSLPPLRERKEDLPLLIDHCIRRFGERENKPIERIDPPALEMLSTYHWPGNVRQLENCIEGMIVMGTGKTLTVADVPEFIRHTRPESTAVPLNEVPDRADDLSPDFILYLAGKIAEQRHVPVRPITDRALAVLAAVDWSADGASLRRCLETMILLADGDGLDMEDIPAEFLPERSGQSAANGEDGDGVDIRVGMTMKEGERRLIAATLAACGRNKARTARVLRIGQRTLFRKIKAYHLE
- a CDS encoding SDR family oxidoreductase translates to MQDQERPAAQPGYRHPVGSRRVDPGLTAPACRTATNQESEIAMNRLEGQVAWITGAGSGIGRGIALALAREGADVILSSRRSEPLTTVAGEVEAAGRRAVIAPMDVTNRDQIDAAIARAVDQLSPVSVLVNNAGVNTPLRTATEMSVEDWDRVVDINLTGAFNCFRAVYESMKARGEGTVINVASMAGRQVSLLGGAAYCASKHGMVSLTHSINLEAAEFGLRASAILPGEVKTPILKNRPQPVSEKRLSLMLTPEDIADTVVFVLCQPARVVIPEMWVMPAYQVSAQPFP